The Anaerolineales bacterium region CCCTCTTCGAGGTCAACGGGCTTCCCTCCATCGAACTGAAATATCACTACCCTGGTCTCGACGCCGAATTGCTGACCAAGATCAAAGAGCAGGAGATTGCGACTCTTCATCTTTCGGATGCGATCGTCTGCCCTTCGAATGTGACGCGCGACTACATCGCCTCGCTCGGACTTCCCTTACGGCTGATTCACGTTATCCCAAACGGAGTTAGCCCTTCAGACTTTTCCGCCTCGCCATTGCCCAGCCGTGAGAATCGAACCCCAACCCTACTTTACATCGGCACTCTCGCCGATTGGCAGGGACTTGAAGTCGTCGTCAAAGCCTTGCCGAAGATTCTCGAACAGAAACAAGTCCGCTTGCGAATCGTTGGGCGCGGACGCTCGCGGCAGAGAAAATTTTTAGCGAAACAGATTCGTAAACTGGGCGTGGAGGAAAGCGTGATCGTCCAGTCCGCTGTGCCGCATCACGAAATCCCCGCGTTGATCGCCGAAGCGGATATCTGCGTCGCGCCGCTGGGATTCAACGACCGCAACGTCACGCAAGGCGCGTGTCCGATCAAAGTGTTGGAATACATGGCAGGCGGACGTCCGTTATTGGCTTCGAATTTGCCCATCGTGCGTGAGTTGGCGCGCGAGGATGTCGACGCGTTGCTATTTTCCCCTAACGACCCCGACGATTTTGCGAAACAAGCATTGTTGTTGCTGGATGATTTTGAATTATCCAAACGCCTCGCAGACTCCGCCTCCGAGCGCGCCCTGACAAAATTCACCTGGCACGAGTCGCAGAAGAAGTTGTTGAAGGTGTATCAGAAATTATTAACCCCCTCCGTCACTTCGTGACACCTCCCCCAAATCCGACGATTTATAGTTTGGCTGTTCAAGTATTTTTCTGTGTCGGATTTGGGGGAGGTTGAGAGGGAGTAAACACATTCGCAACCTCATCAGGTATTGCCATCGGCTTCCCGCTTTTCACATCCACGAACACCCAATCCGTTTCGCCTCGCACCAAAACTTTCCCATCGGATTTCCTCACAAACTCATATTTTCTCAGTGAACGCACGCGCCGAATGTTTTCGACCCACGTTCTGATTTCAATCTCCTCGCCAGCGAATGCTGGGAGTAAATATTCCACTTTGTGCTCGCGCGCAACCCACGTCGCGCCGACGAGTTGCATCGGGCTCGTCCCGCCGATCGACTCGTAATGCTCAACCGCGATA contains the following coding sequences:
- a CDS encoding glycosyltransferase family 4 protein, which codes for MPRVLYTAFDIVPSPKGASTHILHNIRGLVNGQFDVHLVTPNDGVLPTEDNIEGARVTRIAQDLTQNFLSRATHFGRAVFNHLVLHPDYEIAHYRNIWDGLAIAQNKNRFGYRTLFEVNGLPSIELKYHYPGLDAELLTKIKEQEIATLHLSDAIVCPSNVTRDYIASLGLPLRLIHVIPNGVSPSDFSASPLPSRENRTPTLLYIGTLADWQGLEVVVKALPKILEQKQVRLRIVGRGRSRQRKFLAKQIRKLGVEESVIVQSAVPHHEIPALIAEADICVAPLGFNDRNVTQGACPIKVLEYMAGGRPLLASNLPIVRELAREDVDALLFSPNDPDDFAKQALLLLDDFELSKRLADSASERALTKFTWHESQKKLLKVYQKLLTPSVTS
- a CDS encoding thioesterase family protein, with amino-acid sequence MPISSIYSKTIAIPQTAIDGNGHVNNVIYVQWMQDIAVEHYESIGGTSPMQLVGATWVAREHKVEYLLPAFAGEEIEIRTWVENIRRVRSLRKYEFVRKSDGKVLVRGETDWVFVDVKSGKPMAIPDEVANVFTPSQPPPNPTQKNT